The following nucleotide sequence is from Salvia splendens isolate huo1 chromosome 2, SspV2, whole genome shotgun sequence.
aaccacgtacgagtcggggctttgatgatgttgaagcgcgcttggagaaccccgaacgccctccacatccttgcgagcagcctcctgcttctgcgcaaaaagagcctgttttaggttcgcaggcctgctgcacgtcttcacgaaggtaggccacttcgggtagatgacGTCGGTGAGATAgaaccccattttataaagccggttgttggcgatgaagttgatggccgacgctttaccatccaaaacttcggtaaagaggtcggattggtggagcacgtttacgcaaataaaactctcttgtcacccattgggcagctaatagtcttcacaaaaacaggccacctaaggtatatgccatcggccaagtagtaccccatatgatgTTGGCGTCCGTTTCCAGTGAACACGATGGCCGGGcagttgccattgcattgctcggtgaagagatGGGaagagttgaggacgttgatgtcgttgttcgaccccgccacaccgaagtaagcatgccagatccagagccgatggtcagcgatggcttcgaggatcaccgtcgggtggctgcccttgtatccactagtaaattggtctctccacgccgtcgaacaattcttccactcccagtgcatacaatcaatgctccctagcattccaggaaagtcgtgcaccgtctcgtgcatcttcattaGGGCCTGGCAATCCTCAGCAGTCGGCCTTCGCAAATATGTGTTGCTATAAGTCTCCACAATTCCCCTATAAAATTTCTTCTGGCACTCGCGgccagttgtctccccgacgtgaaggtactcgtcgaacatgtccgtcgtggtgccgtaggccaactgccggagagcaaccgtgcacttctgcaatggcgtaagtccgggtctgccgatgacatcttcccgatactggaagtaaGGATCACGCGCCTCCAACGTTTGGACAATACTGAGAAAAAGATCTCGCCGCATTCTAAACCCGCAGTGAAAAACcgtcgggccccaccgtggttccTCAGCAAAAAAGTTTGCGAATAGACGTTGGTGAGCTAAGTCGTGCTCGCGGCGGACAAAGGTCCAACGTCGAATCGACCTCTGGATCTGCTCCGCTTGGACCTGCTCCGCCGCTTCACGCTCGCGCTCCATTTCGGCCAAGCATTCCGCCGCAGCCTCATGAACGCAATCGAATAAGGCTCGAGTCAAGGCACGAGTAATGCCCTCCAAGGTAGTCCAGTCGTCGCCGGGTCTCATTTTTAGAGTGAGAAAAAGATTGGTGTGTGGGGAAaagagaattgatgagagaTGTGAGAGAAATGTGTGGAAAATGGAATGAGAAATGTGAAGtatatatagataaaaataagaaattaaaaaaataaccaAAATGCGTTGCATCATCCGCAGTATCGTCCGCGtgacccgcaatggggcggacgataccgcggacgatgcgtggTCGGAGGCACATCGTCCCCGGACGATGgatgtgccatcgtccgcggagctacagtggcggacgatagcccgCCCTATGCATCAGGCGGACGATACTCTTAAATCCTTAGTTTGGAGTTTTtgattatttacttttttttagccatcgtccgcggagctacagtggcggacgatactCTTAAATCCTTAATTTGGAGTTTTTGattgtttactttttttagtTGTATGATTAAATTAGGAATCATTGTTAAGTAAGACTCGTGCTACGGTATTCATGGATACTTATTGTCCAAAGAGCGTTCATGTGTTGAGACTTCATATTAAGAGTTTATTGTTGGGCTATTGAATGATAAACTAAGGTTTTCTACGTTTTTAGTAGGCAAACTTTATTTTTAGATTTGCCCGCTTTATTCTACTTTAAAAAATTTTGGGTAATAAAACTAGGTATCACCCGAAATACCTTAACGAATATACGAAATATCTAATCTATCACGAAAAAGCCAACTACGAGAATGTCTTGTGGTGCGGTCTCTAAAGTGCGAAGCCCTTTACCAAAATGCACCTCAGAATATTAGTTAGAAACATATTAGAATATCCAATTTAGCTTGATACAATACACAGTCAGAGTTAAAGTCAAAATATCTCCATATCAGAAAAATACTCTATTACAAGAGAATACctcaaaaaaaatttacttcATTTTTAGCGATTCAATATaacaaattcgaatttaaaatgATCTAggtcattttaaatatttgctaaataaaaaaaatgattttaaattgGAACCAAAACTGAAATTATTTAGAAAATCTGCAATGCGATTTATAAGTCATGTCCTGTCCAAGCGAGATGAGATGGAGGGGACGTGTTGCAAGCTTCCCCCAGATGGACTCACGCAAAAAGGGAAAGAATGCATACCCTCTCACCACGCGCCCCTTCCCCCAACATGGCGAGTTTTGGTTGGGCCGAAGCCCACTCGCCCCCTTGCGAGTGGGCTTCAATTATAGTCGTTTgaaatttaatgatttttaaaatagaaaattaatactccatccgtcctataaaatcATACATTTTTTGTTGGATACAGATTTTAATACAcaataagtaaaataagagaaacatataaagaaaaattaatgaaagtattgttattggagaataagtctcatctcattagagagagaaattgtTGCGACCACTAGCCGATCTCCTGCATCAATTTGTGGCATAACTCTTTAGCGATGACAGCTGGTTTTATCACTTACAATAAATTGTTAATGTAGGATTATCTATTTTATCGCTTACTAtaataaattgtaattttagaattttaattatctaaTTTTTGATTTTCAATAAAATAGTATCAGTTTTAGGATATTAATATCatgtttaatttaaatttaaatgctTGAAAACAAAAAAGCAGTAACACTCTTGAATAGTAAAAATTGAAGTGGTACGAGATCCATAAATAATTAATGGTGTAAATGGATTTCAGGGATGGAATGTGGAGGTAGAATTCGCTAGCGGTTTGGTTACTGTTCAAACTTGGGTAGAATTGAACCTTTCGTCAGGTGCTGCACTTGAATGATTGAGTCTGCACTCGTGAAATTGACTAGGTAATGTATCCACTTCCCATTTTCTAGGTAATACgctcatttttctctttttcattcAGTGGTGTTGCTATGCTGATATAGGAAACCCATATACTACTAATGTTCACAGAAGAACCCTTTCCGAAGAATCTCGACTTCTCTTTTGTGGGGTTTCTTGCTTATATTTCGTGTTAATTGCAATTTCTTGCTTTTTCTTATGGTTCTCCTGTTGATGAGAAGTTTCCTCAGAGCCTGACAAAAGAGAGTTTCTTATCGGATTCAACTGTATTACATTATGCTCATTTCATAAAAActaaatttctatattctgtaaTCATTCTTGTGTAGTGAAACTGGTTTTTGTTTAAAGCAACTTGTGATATCCCGAGCAAAATGTTGAAGAGTTTATGTGAGGTGATAAACTGAACATTAACAAATGAAGGATAATAAGCAGTGATATACTGTATTAGGGTAAGATGTTGATTGGATTAGATGTGAGAATTTGTACGGAGGAATGAATTAGCAAAAGCTTGTGTACATCCACCCCAATTAAGAAGGAACTACTCGTACCTTTTATGCTTATTAACATTTCTGAGcttattaattaattggaaaTTTGATGAGTTTACTGCATTCCAGGGTGAGAAATGGAAGGAAAAGCGCAAGCATCCAGTAGTATGTATGCTGCTGATCTCTCATCGATAAAAGCAGCTCAAGATCGCATCAGCTCTCACGCCCACAAAACTCCGGTCTTGTCCTCAGAGACTCTTGATGCTCTCTCTGGAAGGAAGCTTTACTTCAAATGTGAATGTTTTCAGAAAGGGTGAGATAAACACCTTTTGTTGAATTCGTATTTGCAATTAAGACAGTTGGTATGTTTTATATAGTTTTTAATTTGTAAATGCGATTGAGAGATAGCTTGTTTTCTTGTGACATCAGTGGAGCTTTCAAATTCAGAGGTGCCTGCAATGCTGTATTTTCTCTTACAGATGACGAGGCAGCTAGGGGTGTCATAACGCATAGCAGGTTTGTTATGAACACACTGATATATTGTTCTTAGCTTTTTGGATTACTGCTCCTAATTGATGCCTCATTCTACCGACGAACAATTAGTGGGAATCATGCTGCAGCACTTTCTTTGGCTGCAAAACTACGAGGAATACCAGCACATATAGTCATTCCCAAAAATGCCCCAAAATGCAAAGTTGAGAATGTCATTCGTTATGGTGGTCAGGTTATCTGGAGCGAGGCAACGATGCAGTCTAGGGAGGAGGTCGCTGCGAAGGTATTGAAGGATACTGGTGCTGTTCTGATTCATCCGTATAATGATGGCCGTATCATAAGGTGATTTCTTGAAACACTGGATCTATTATGAACTCGACATTCTTCATCATTTAGAGCTGCTAGATATATATTGTTTGTTGCTCAGAAACTCATATAACTGGACAAAATACACTTTTGTGCATTAGGATGAAAATTTGAATCCTTCCGTGAACAAAAGGTCAAAAACCTTATATTGGTTGGGATATAAATGTCAAAGTGCCAtctattttttccatttttctggTTTCGTTTCACATAATCAATTATCGCTATCATACTCTCCATAAACAGAACGGATAAATATAAGCATTTGTTCATGATAATGTTGAAAAATGCAAGCATAAAGATAAAACATCTGCATAGCATAAGAATGACTTAACGCTGAATACACAAAACAAGAGCCTCTGTACTAAAAGAATCAGCTTGCAGTGGACAGGGGACCATATATCTGGAGCTATCGGAACAGATTCCTCAAATCGACACCATAATAGTTCCGATAAGTGGTATGTTTACTCTTTCTTGAGTCCATTTATTTCCTGTCATTATTTACATGCTTATATGTCATACTCTTTTGAGTGTAGGAGGCGGATTGATCTCAGGCGTGGCATTAGCTGCCAAGTCAATTAATCCCTCGGTTCGAGTCCTGGCAGCTGAACCAAAGGGAGCAGACGATGCTGCTCAATCCAAAAAGGCAGGCACTGTAATCACTCTACCTGAGACGAAGACCATAGCTGATGGCCTCCGAGCATCTCTTGGAAGTTTCACGTGGTAAATGGCTGTATCCCGAAATAATGTTTGCAAATCCTTGGTGTTGAATGATTTCCTACCCCTCTCGTTCAATCACAGGCCTGTTGTTCGGGATTTGGTGGATGGCATCATTGTTGTTGAGGATAGAGAGATCATAGAAGCAATGCGACTCTGTTACGAGGTTCTTAAGGTGGCCGTGGAGCCAAGTGGAGCAATCGGCCTTGCTGCGGTGCTATCGGAGAGTTTCAGGAATAATCCCAGTTGGGATGGCTGCAAGAATGTGGGGATAGTTGTTTCAGGAGGCAATGTTGATTTGGATGTGATGTGGAAATCCTTAAAGAATGGAGTTTGAGTTGCAAGAGCCCTTCACCTCTTTCATATGGTTAGCTTGTGATGAACTTGTGACATGTATTGCATTGATCGAGATGCTTAAAGGGGAGGCTCTGGTTGTACCCGAGTGTTGGCTGATCAATTTCATTTTAGTAAGCAATGAGTTAGGGTTCTTGAGGATAAGATTTGACGCAAGTCCAGCAATTGTAttatcataaattaataatgaaaGATAGAAAGGTACTGTTACACCCTTTCATAGATTTAGGGACATAATGCAGAGGTGCAAATGTCATTTTGTAAAGACTAATTATGAAATTTACTCTCTTTAAAATTGTACTAttagaatatgaaaataatgCATTGCAAAGACCAACGTGCTCAGTTGCTGCTAAGCATGTCTTTTGTAGCTCAATACGATCTGGTTGACTTGTCGCCAATCCATATAAATATAGTCCACGAAACCATCCAAGCAAATTGATTGGAACAGTTTTGACAGCTCAACCAACTATCGACTCAATGAGCATCCGCCGGAGAGTGGCTTGTGGCGGCTAAGCCAACCCATTTCGTTTATGACATGTCACTATTTCGGAAGGAAGGAGGAGGCCTTTTTGTTTACACGCTTCAAAGCAATCAACCCAAAATCAGCTAATTAAATGCTTCACTTTCCTCTAATTTCATAAAGTAGGTGTCTCTTTCGCATTAGCATTATGAGAGAGTGATGGACAAATTTGTGTCTCTTTCACATTTAAGTAATCTTTGATGAGGTTGGAGAAATTGCACTATCAAACCCTTGTGAACTCACTCTAAGCTAATCAATACCCCCACCACAACAACACTATATTATTTCACAGTTAAGGTTCAACGACCACTAATTTTGGTGAAACCCCTTCACTTCAATTCACTCTCTGTTTGCAATCTATTTGCAAACGATGATCTCCTCCCGTTAAGTGCATCACCCGTCGCTTATTGCATAAACACAGATTATACATGAACACACTCAAAGAATGCCCCTTCAGTTAGTTTTGGTTAATTGGATGAAATATAGAATTATCAGCATGACGAGAGGGAGAAAAAGGAGGTGAATAACAGCACACTTATTTAAGTTAAACACAAGAATTAATACTAGTAGAAGTGGATGAAATTAAGGAGCAGTCCCAAAGCTCAGGGGTTCCTTGGAGTAGCATTCAAGACTAGTGcaattcatcttcatcttctccacTGCTACATTCATAAACTAATCTCCTATTTCTTCACCATTTCATTTCAGATAGTAGATTTTATACCTTTCTTCAATAATGGGGCATACTTGCCATCATCCTCTTCTTCTCCACCTGATTTTCGTCATCATTGTTATCTTACTCATCTCTTTCCACACTCTCATCTCATTCGATTACACCAATCATGCCGTCCACAAATGTTTTCCTAATCAACACTCCAAAAGGCTCTTTCTCTTCCAGAAATTCAGACTCTTTCTTCCACTCAATCCCACAAATGGAGATCCCGCAAATTTCCCTGCATCGCCAGCGCCGGCTCCAGGGCCCCGCATTACCCACCGCGGCTCTCCGGCTCCTTCTCCGGTGGCACAGCGGCGCACGCACCACAGCCACCCGCACCCGCACCCTCGGGCTCACAAGGCGCAGAAGGAGGAGCGAGGGAGAGGCAAGAGAGCTATGACTGCTTTGCTTGCATCAGTCGGAGTTTCCTCGGCATTGTGCGCGGTGGCGATGTTTTTCGGCTGCCGGAAATTCAAGAGACGGCGGAAGAAACAGAGGAGTGGTTTGCCCAAGTTTATGAGCTCAATGAAAAAGATAACCACAGATCCCGGCCCTGATCTTTTCTACCTCAAATCGTTGGAATCTGCATTCCAACCAGATAAATACTGTCTCAAACTTGACTCCTCCACCGCAAAAATGTGCTCCGCCGAGAATACATTTCATGAGAAAGTCAGGGATTCGGAGCAGGGGCGGACACACGTAGAAACTGGGTAGGGCTGAAGCCAttacccaattttttttttatattttctactttcaaattttttaaaaatttaaaaaattgttttaagCCCTTACCAAATAATGCCACTAAAGAACAAATTATCTTGGAATGAATAACTATGAGGGGCTgaaattaaagaagaaaaaaataagcaTCTGTAGAAGAAAAGCGTAAAAATAGTGTTTGAAGAGTAAGGAAGATGGAAgtatatacacaaataaattaaataattaatagtataaagGTAAAAGTCAGATGGACCCCATTTATATTCATTGACTAGTTTATAGAGTAACTTTTTAAAAAGAGAATGTACTCATATTCTTTAAAAGTGCTATCACCTTTTCAAGTTGgcacattttttttgttaaaattcaAGTAAAATGGGTATAAAATTTAAAGTACAGACGtctttagaatttaaaaaaattaaagagagagaaacagaAGAGTTTTTGAAGTTTACAGAGAGCGGCCGCAGCAATACAGAAACGGTGCAATTTTGCAAAGGAGAGTTTGAGTCTTTGAAATTTTTGgagaaattaatatttaaattttacacAAATTGTGAGTAGGGAGTGTATTaaagttattaattattaattttatattctatctCTTGTTTTTATAAGATTTTGATAAAATAGTTGCAagctaaaaaaattataacaatGGTTAGTTGCAAGCTAATATTCGTGATTGTCGTATATAATACAGTTTATGTTAGTGAGTGTTGATAGTATCTTATGGAGTTATGGATATTGTACTTCAATCATTATTTTTTGGCTTGACCGTAGAAGATGGAACGCTTCTTTAAAAAAAAGCGTTGGGATGAAAACACATAGAATTCAGTTGCTACCACTTTAGATGTAAAACCACAGCTGtcacatgtttttttattagatATATTTTGGACTACTtcgtattaaatatatatgcatttttacaatttttgcaatttttatattatataattatatttgactgaaaaaaaatatatagtgaaGTTCAGCCCTTACCGTCaattttttctgcgtccgcccctgatTCGGAGGGAGAGAGTGAGAGGTTTGCATCGTGTAGAGAGATTATTACAGTGCATGAGATTTCAGAGTGTGTGAAGCATGAGCGTGACGGCTGCTCCAGCTCTTCTTTCGGCGAAAGAATAATTCACAAATTTGATGATAAAATTGAACATGTTGAAGCAAAttcagatgatgatgatgataatgcaTCCTTCCATTCTTTTTGTGATTCGCAAACGAGGCTCTCCAATGTTTCAGCTACTAGCGTAGGCGAAGAAATTAAGGAAACACATCCTACAGCTGCCTCAAAcattccaccaccaccaccacctccgccgTTACTAAGTAGCTCACTGGTGTCTATGAAGAGCGAGGAAGACAAGGCCAAAACTCCATCTCCAAGCAAGCACGTGCTCGAGCCTAAGAGACTGCACAACATCACCATACTTTCCAAGGCCCTGAACGTCACCACAGAGCAAGTTTGCGCCGCATTAATCCAAGGCATGTTATGTTCACCAAAAGTCCTTCATTTCTCCCTTTTATATGATCATTATTTATCTGCAACAGGGGAAGGTCTGTCCCTTCAAGATTTGGAAGCACTGTTAAAGATGGTGCCGACAAAGGAAGAAGAGGCGAAGCTCGCCAACTACAAAGGCGACACACTCGAATTGGGGCATGCGCAGAAGCCGGTTAAGGCAATGATCCAGATACCATCAGCGTTTGCAAGGATCGAATCAATGCACTACAGGGAAACCTTCGAAGACGAACTTCTCCATCTCAAGAAATCATTCTCCATACTCGAGGTTATACCATACTACTTTCTAATCAATATAAAGTGAAGCAtgatcattttaaaaaatggatTGGTATTGGTGGTGGCAGGAAGCATGCAAGGAGCTGAGGTCGAGCCGGCTCTTCCTGAGGGCGTTCATCGGAGACGGGGAGAGGAAGCTGAGGGAGGTGCAGGGGGATGAGGAGAGGGTGCTGGTGCGTGTGAGGGAGATTACAGAGTATTTTCATGGGGATGTGATAGTGAGCAAGGATGAGTCGAATCCGTTGAGGATATTTGTGATAGTGAGGGACTTCCTGAGCATGTTGGACAATGTTTGCAAGGAGCTGAGGGCCTCGCCGCGCTCTCCGAATCCGCTAGTTCCCTTCGGATAGAGCTGGCTTTTGCATGCTATGCTTTGTTTATGGTGTTGGTCTTCATTTGTTGGATCCTATATTTGAGTAACATATTTCTCAACTCTAATCACTAGTAGTTGTGAATTTTTCTCGAGATATCAACAAAAGATAAccattatttatgttttatatggCTTTTAAGTGTTTTGTACTCTTATGAGTAAAGATGCAAATAAGTAATTTGGATAATTCACTTACATTCACAAAGTTTTCCAATATTGTttgagaataaaatattatgcaAATTCTAAAATTTCATGTGTTTCTTAATTGTCATATTTGTACACAAAACAATGTATTTGGGTGATATTCGAAACAACATCGATCTTAATGAAATTGACCAAAATTTTATAAAGCTCCTTATTTTAAATGACAATTACTCAttccgtccctgaaattttgtctcatttttccgtTTCCGTCTGTTtcacaaaatttgtcatatttcactttttaccatttttgttaGTGgatttcatattccactaactcatttctactcatattttattataaaactaatatataaaaataggactcacattgcactaactttttcaaccaacttacattgcatttcttaaaacccgtggcgggtcaaagtgggacaatatttgggtgacggagggagtactaaataatactccctccactttaactatttattatcatttttttaaaaacgagtgcaaaaaataaaagtgccctatttttctttattctctctcgtactttactttctctccactttaactatttaatatcattttttaaaaacacGTGCAGAAAATAAAAGTGTCCTATTTTTCGGGAGTACTACTAATAAATCATCTTAAATTTACTTTTAAAATGGAAGAGAACATTAATTAAAGCATCCcttaagagcatctgcaacgttgcggtccgtccgtccgtgccgctggcaaggacgagctccacagccgctgcgctcgcgccgctgctcgatgcatcgagcacgtccgagccagcgagcagctgacgtggcggcacgcgattgggcaacggtatagtcgttgcctttgaatttttttaaattaaaaagcagtttttaatttaaaaaaaccgattaaaaataaaaaaattccactTCCCAacaaaatatatccgtttttaccgttttccatcattttttaaaatttttttattttttccccccaaaaatacacattttcatctataaatacctcattttcacacccaaaaattcaccccACACtgcacaattctcatctacactctctaatttccatttttattctcattctcatcttcattctctcatatccattctcaatctttcttccactcctacaacataacaatgtccggccaaggcgatgaccccCCGTCCTCCAACGGTTGGAACCctgaatggttcggttcacaactgtttcctagtccggaaacggaatattcagcccctcctcaaacccaaagttcgggcgttccgggtggctaccggccatacccaatcgacgaccaaggtgcccccgaagggcgatacgggtggacaccggagcctaggccgaccgccccctcccaaactctaactcctcctactcgcggtgtccgcacaccgtacactccggcggagatggataaattgttcacggcgtacttggaaatctccgaagatccggtggttggcacgaaccaattcggCGATCACTTGTGGTGGCGCatcgctcgccggtacaatgaaaaccggccgccgggaacaaTCGAGTGCAACGAGAGAATGGTGCGAAATgccatctaccgagccaacgatgaaattggcaagttcaatggctatttcctccaggatgGGCGGAATGCGGGGAGCgaccggagcgaggtcgacatcatcactgccgcgttgagcacctaccaatccatgaactacaagtcgttcaagtacttCAACGTTTGgtaggagacgcggacgcatccgaagtatatgggaggcgtaacatccccCTCTaccggctcctccaaacggtcaaggtcggtatccctatccgacgccggctacgaagaagtggctagccaactcgccggagctaacttgggtagccccgacgcctgcccgagcggttcccaacgccgactgcaaggaaggaagaaggcggcggccaaccgccgtcgagcCGCGACTGTAACCGCCGATGCTCCAGTTCCCGCTCCCGTTCCCGTTCCATATGCGCCACATCCACCctccaccaactcgttgtggcagcttttggcccaactcaatatggccgataggtccacAATGACtccctcgcaacttcgatcgcacgaggccatgatatttggcctccaaagacaattgggggtagtgccgccggatgagtagtcgtcTACGGGGTATTTTttgcttttaattatgtaatttttaatttttaggagtttaattatgtaattttttatttttaggtatttttagtattttaattatgtaatttttaaattttaggattttaattatgtcttttttattttatttgtaatttgtaatatttattgtggtttttttaatgaattttaattttatggaaatgtttttgtttaattgaattttaaattgaattgtgctcgtgcttgcggaagagcacagctgtgggtgttgtgctcttgctagagagcaggcagaaaaagtggggtcgggcc
It contains:
- the LOC121792327 gene encoding serine racemase-like, producing MEGKAQASSSMYAADLSSIKAAQDRISSHAHKTPVLSSETLDALSGRKLYFKCECFQKGGAFKFRGACNAVFSLTDDEAARGVITHSSGNHAAALSLAAKLRGIPAHIVIPKNAPKCKVENVIRYGGQVIWSEATMQSREEVAAKVLKDTGAVLIHPYNDGRIISGQGTIYLELSEQIPQIDTIIVPISGGGLISGVALAAKSINPSVRVLAAEPKGADDAAQSKKAGTVITLPETKTIADGLRASLGSFTWPVVRDLVDGIIVVEDREIIEAMRLCYEVLKVAVEPSGAIGLAAVLSESFRNNPSWDGCKNVGIVVSGGNVDLDVMWKSLKNGV
- the LOC121778784 gene encoding formin-like protein 2, giving the protein MGHTCHHPLLLHLIFVIIVILLISFHTLISFDYTNHAVHKCFPNQHSKRLFLFQKFRLFLPLNPTNGDPANFPASPAPAPGPRITHRGSPAPSPVAQRRTHHSHPHPHPRAHKAQKEERGRGKRAMTALLASVGVSSALCAVAMFFGCRKFKRRRKKQRSGLPKFMSSMKKITTDPGPDLFYLKSLESAFQPDKYCLKLDSSTAKMCSAENTFHEKVRDSEQGRTHVETG
- the LOC121778796 gene encoding formin-like protein 11; its protein translation is MECVKHERDGCSSSSFGERIIHKFDDKIEHVEANSDDDDDNASFHSFCDSQTRLSNVSATSVGEEIKETHPTAASNIPPPPPPPPLLSSSLVSMKSEEDKAKTPSPSKHVLEPKRLHNITILSKALNVTTEQVCAALIQGEGLSLQDLEALLKMVPTKEEEAKLANYKGDTLELGHAQKPVKAMIQIPSAFARIESMHYRETFEDELLHLKKSFSILEEACKELRSSRDFLSMLDNVCKELRASPRSPNPLVPFG